The sequence below is a genomic window from Thermoflavifilum sp..
ACTGCAGTACCCGTCCACAAAATTTTTTTCATGATCAAGCGATTTAGTGTGGTAGCAAAAATAGCATGTTCATGTGTTATCGAAGCAATCTTTTCCTGTTGCTGATTTGTGAAAATGACAGAAAACAGATAAGCAAAACTGCATAAATCTTATCTTGCATGGCTGTTTTAGCGCTATGCGAGCCATTCTGGTCAAAGAAATCAACCAGTTTTTAAGCCATCTGGTCGGTTATATTTCGCTGATCATCTTCTGGGTGGTATGTACACTGTTTTTATTCATATTTCCCGACACCAGTCTGCTGAATGCAGGCTACGCCACACTGGATGAACTGTTCATCCTGGCGCCCTGGTTTTTTTTGTTTTTCATACCTGCACTCACCATGCGCAGCTTTGCAGAAGAATATCGGAGTGGCACCATGGAATTGCTGTTCACCAAACCGCTCACCCATGCGCAAATCATCCTGGGTAAATACCTGGCCTGTGTGGTGCTGATGATCATCGCGCTCTTGCCCACGCTCATGTATGCCTTCACCATCAGGCATTTTACTGATCCGGGCGTTTCACTCGACTGGGGCGGCATTGTGGGTTCATATATTGGATTGATTTTGCTGGGTAGCGCCTTCACCGCAATCGGAATCTGGACTTCATCACTTACGGCTAATACAGTGGTGGCTTTTCTGCTGGCTTTATTTGTAGGTTTCTTGTTTTATTTCGGCTTCGATGCACTCAGCCGTTTGCCGGCCTGGCAGGGTACACTGGATTATTATGTGCAGATGATCGGTATTCAATTTCATTACCAATCCATCAGTCGGGGCGTTGTCGATACCCGTGATGTGATCTATTTTCTCAGTGTGATTTTCTTTTTTTTATACCTGACCGCACTGAATCTGAAATATCGATTCACGGAATTGCATGGATGATTGAAAAGATTGATAGATGCAAAAAACATCTTCATCGCCGATCTGGAAAAAATATCTGATAAGGGCTGCCGGCGTGCTGCTGTTGCTTGTAATCCTGAATGTAGCATCGGCTTATATCCACACACGCTGGGATTTAACAGCCGAAAAACGATTCACCCTTTCGCCGTCAACCATACAACTGCTGAAGCATGTGCACGAACCTATCCAGATTCAGATTTACCTGAGTGGCAAACTGCCTGCAGGCTTTCGTCATCTGGCAGAAAGTATCCGCGATTTGTTAAATAATTTTCGTAACTACGCCGGTCCTTATATTCAATTTCGCTTCATTGATCCCGCGTCGTTTCCGGATTCTGCCCGATCGAAATTATACGATTCGTTGGTTGCCAGGGGCATCCATCCCTATAACCTGCAGGTACAGCTCAGCGCCGCGGAAGGATATTCAGAAAAGCTCATTTTCCCGGGTGCTATTGTGAAAAATAATCGTCAGGAGCGAACAATCGATCTGCTCGAAAGCAAAATGTCGGATAATACGCTCGCTTCTTTGAATAATGCCGAGGCATTGCTGGAGTACAAATTTGCAAATGCTATTTATCACCTGCAACAAACACATCCGCCGTTGATCGGTTACATGCTGGGCAATGGCGAACCACTCGACCCCCGCGTGAATGATGCCCTCAGCATTTTATCAAGAAATTATCTCATTGATACCATACCCCTGGATCGCTATCCCTATATTCCACAGGACTTTAAAGCCGTCGTATTCATTAAACCTGAGCTACCCTTTACCACGCAGGAAAAACTGAAGATTGACCAGTATCTGATGCATGGCGGTAAAATACTCTGGTTCCTGGATGATTTAAATGCATCGATGGACAGTCTGACCAACAAGAATAGCTTTATCGCTTTTGATAAAAATCTGCATCTGGAAGATTTATTGTTTACTTACGGTGTACGTATAAATCCCGATCTGATACAGGACCTGCAATGTGATATGATTCCGCTGGTGGTGGGGAGTGCGGGTAATCAGCCGCAAATACAGCTGGTGCCCTGGCCTTATTTTCCTTTGCTCACGCCCACAGAAAATAGTCCTATCGTAAAAAATATCAATCCTGTGCTGGGGCATTTTGTGAATAGCCTGGATACAGTAGGCACGCCGGGTATACGCAAAACCATTTTACTTACTTCATCGGCTTACAGTCGCATCACAGGCTCACCGGTAAAGGTTTCCTGGAACGATGCGCGCATCAAGCCTGATCCTGCTTTATTCCAGCATCCGTTTATACCCGCCGCCGTGCTGTTGGAGGGCCGTTTTCGATCGATGTTTATGAATCGTCTTGATCAGCAAACCATAGATAGCCTGAACCGGGTGTTTCCGCAACCCATAGCCGACAGCAGTGTACCCACGGCCATGATTGTGGTAAGTGATGGTGATATAGCCATGAATGCGATTTCGGCTAAAGAAGGACCACTGCCCATGGGCAACAACGCATATACACATGTGCAATATGCCAATCCACAGTTTTTTGCCAATTGCCTGGAATACCTTACCGATACCAGCGGCATCATGCAAAGCCGGAATAAAACATTCATACTCCGCCAGATGAATACCACACGCATTGAACAACAAAAAAACCTCTGGCAGCTACTTAATTTGATTATCCCTGTTGCTTTTGGGGTTTTAATGGGATGGATATTTCAGATATTTCGGAAAAAATCTTACTTCACAAGCATCTGATTTATCTTTGAATAAAATCAATCTACCTTAAACACATACGTATGTCGCATACTTTCATCACGTATCTGCTGTTTGCTATTGTGCTGCTTTTTGCATTGATCTTTGACCTCGGATTGATTAACAAAAAAGGAAAAAAAGTTACACTGCGGATGGCTGTATGGCAAACGGTTTTATGGGTAAGCCTGTCTATACTTTTCGGCGTATGGGTATGGTTTGAAAACGGCCATGAGCTGAGTATTGAATATTATAGCGCTTATTTGATGGAATGGTCGTTATCGGTTGACAATATTTTTGTATTCATTCTCATCTTCGCTGCATTCGATATCGATGAAAAATATTATGGTCGTGTGTTAATCGTGGGCATTTTAATGGCAATTATCCTGCGCATACTTTTCATTTTTGTGGGTATCAGCCTGGTAAGTCGCTTCCACTGGATACTGTATTTGTTTGGTGCTTTTCTGGTATATACCGGCCTGCAGATGTTTTTATCCAGAGAAGATAAAGCATTTAATGCGGATGAAAACCGTATCTATCGTTTTCTGAAATCGTATTTTCCTGTAAGTGATCGGGTCGATGAAAAAGGTAATTTTTTCATACGAGAATCGGGAAAACGAAAATTATCGCGCCTGGGCGTGGTGGTGGGAATTCTGGCCGGTACGGATGTGGTCTTTGCTGTTGATTCCATACCGGCTGTGCTGGCCATTTCTCAGGACAAACTGGTCGTTTACACCTCGAATATTTTCGCCGTATTGGGATTGCGTTCTCTTTTCTTTTTGTTACAGGGTGCGGTAAATCGTTTCACCTATTTACAGCAGGGCGTATCGGTAATCCTGGTATTTATCGGTTTAAAGATGCTGGTGGGTTTATTGGATATTCATATCCCCACTTATGTTTCGCTTCTGGTGATTGTATTGTGTATCAGCATCAGCATAGGATTATCGATGCTGATTGCCAGACGACATAAGCAAATCTAAAGATTATGCCTGCTTATTCACTCGAGCAAATCGCAGCAATTACTGGCGGGACATGCATCGGTCAGACTGATGCCCGTAACCTCATTACCCGATTATGCATAGACAGCCGGAGCATTGTCGATGCAGCACATGCATTATTCATCGCACTTAAGGGAATAACACGCGATGGACATGATTTTATAGATGAGGCTTACAGCAAGGGTATCCGGTATTTTTTAATCAGCAAGGCTATATCATCAGCAAGATTTCCGGATGCAACATTTGTTCAGGTAACGGATACATTGTTAGCCTTACAACAACTGGCTGCCTATCATCGCAGTCGGTTTCAGATTCCCGTAATCGGCATCACGGGTAGCAACGGGAAAACGATTGTAAAAGAATGGCTATTCCAGTTGCTGGCAAAAGACTATTATATTGTTCGGAGTCCGAAGAGCTATAATTCACAGATTGGCGTGCCGCTTTCAGTGTGGCAAATGGAAGATATGCACCAACTGGCCATTTTCGAAGCAGGCATCTCCCGCAAGGGTGAAATGGAAAAGCTGGCTTCCATTATTCGGCCCACCATGGGCATTTTTACCAATATCGGCGACGCCCATCAGGAAGGGTTTTCCAGCATCGAGCAAAAAGTGGAGGAGAAGATGTTGTTGTTCACAGATGTGCAATTGTTGATTTATCGGAAGGATTATCCATGGATTCGGCAGGCGGTTATAGATTTACAGAAACGCCGAAAAGCAGCTCAAAAACCTATTGAAATATTTGACTGGTCGACACATGAAGAAGCGCGATTACAGGTGATTGCCATATCAAGACGTCAGACCCATATCCAGGTGGACATCCGCTATCAACAAAGCATCCATGCACTGCAAATACCGTTTACCGACGAGGGTTCGTTTGAGAACGTCCTCCATGGCGTATGCCTGATGTGCTGGATGGGATATGATTGGGATACTATACAGGAGCGCGTTTCCCGCCTGCAGCCCGTTGAAATGCGGCTTTCCCTGAAACACGGCATACATGGATGCATCGTCATCAACGACAGCTACAATAGTGACCTGCACTCGCTGACAATAGCGCTGGATTTTTTACAACAGCAATCAACCGGATTAAAAAAAACGCTCATACTGAGCGATGTACTGCAAAGCGGGCGTAGCGAACAGGACCTCTATCAACAGATAGCCGATCTGATACGGCAAAAGGGCGTGGAAAGATTTATCGGGATTGGTCCACAACTGATGAAGAACCAACATTTTTTTGAAGGCATACCCGGCCTCAGATGTCGCTTTTATCCCGGTACTGCTGCATTCATGAAAGATTTTTCGCCCGACGATTTCCAACAAGAAGCTGTTCTGCTGAAAGGCGCCAGAATATTTGCTTTCGAACAAATTAGTCGTCTGCTGGAACAACGGCTGCACGAAACCATTCTTGAAATCAACCTGCAGGCCATTGTGCATAACCTCAAATTGTTTCAACGCTTGCTGAAGCCCGGTGTGCAGATGATGGCGGTGGTGAAGGCCTTTTCCTACGGCAGCGGCAGTGTGGAAATTGCCAGTCTGCTGGCTTATCATGGGGTGCATTACCTGGCCGTAGCCTATGCCGATGAAGGTATTGCGCTGCGCAAGGGTGGCATTCGATTACCCATTCTGGTCATGAATCCCGAGCCGGGAAGTTTTCAGGCTATGATTCAATGGTACCTGGAACCCGAAATTTTCACGCTTGCGCAGTTCAGGCAATTCGTCCGTGAAGTGCAACAGGCCGGCAAATCCGAATTTCCTATTCATCTGAAACTCGATACCGGAATGCACAGGCTGGGGTTTGAGCAAGCCCAGCTGCCCGGACTCATCGATGCATTACAGCAGGCACATCCATATATCCGGGTGGCCAGCATTTTCAGCCATTTTGCGGCCAGCGAAGATCCGGCGCACGACAGCTTCACCGCCCTGCAGGCCAGCTTATTTGAATCCATGAGCCGGCAACTCATGCAGGCCCTGCCCTATCGCGTAAAACGGCATATCGGCAACAGTGCCGCCATCCACCGCCATCCGCAGTGGCAATATGATATGGTGCGACTGGGCATAGGGCTATACGGTGTGGACGGCGATCCTGAAATCCAGCATCAACTGCAGCCAGTAGCAACCCTTAAAACCACCATAGCCCAGATTAAACACCTCATGCCGGGCGAATCGGTTGGCTATGGCAGGGCGGCGAAGGTGCAAAAACCCACTACCATTGCCACTGTACGCATTGGTTATGCCGATGGCTATCCGCGTCGTCTGAGCCATGGCCGTGCGTGGATGCTTGTCCACGGCCAGCCCGCACCAACTATCGGCTGGATCTGTATGGACATGTTGATGCTCGATATCACGGCCATACCCAACGCCAAAGAAGGTGATGAAGTGATTGTGTTCGGCGAAGACCTGCCGATTCAACAGGTGGCTCGATGGGCGGATACCATTCCTTACGAAATCATGACCACCATATCGCAACGCGTCAAAAGGGTATATTATCAGGAATAATCACAATCGATAGGTGGTGTCGTTGACCTTGGCAAATCGAAGCATGGCGGAGCCTCCACCCTTTTTATCATTCACCTGAAAAAAATAAATGCCTGGTGTAAGATGTTTTAAATCAGTGGCAAACAAATTATTGCCCTGTTTTAAATTTACAAGATAGGACTGCCATATTTTACCATTCAGGTCCACCAGCGTGATATTGGCAATGGAAGGCTGCGGCGAAATGACGGCAAAATGTACCTGACGACTGCTATCGATATACAAATTACCGATCGTCAATGCCGTCACGGGCCTGGAAATTGCGGCAGCAGCAGTATAGTAAAGCTTGCCAGCAGCATCCTGTTCGGCAATGCGATAGTAAATTGTGCTGCCGATGGGCCTGGGATCGTCAAAATAATAATGTTGCACGGATTGCGCGCTCATGCTGGTTGTTTGGCCTATGTTCAAAAAGTGAACACTATCCAGTGAACGCTGGATAATAAATTTCTCACCAGAAGGGGCGTTGCGCGTGGTCCAGTGCAGGTGCACCACTTCCTGCGCGGCATTGTACTCAGCTGAAAAGCTGATGATGGTTGGAGGTTTTAGATGCCCAACCATCGCTATTCCCCATCCTATGATGCAGGCTAAAAGCATATCCATGGCGCAAAGCTACAGCTTTGTGATTTTTCATTTTTGCTGAAAAAGGTTAAATTTATCCCGCTAATTCAAACCACATTCTTCTAAAAACCTTTGCCACATGTCATACCCCTACCAGATTCAGACATTTGAAGCCTATCAGGAAGCTTATCGGAAAAGTATACAGGATCCCGAAGGATTCTGGGCAAGCATTGCAGAACATTTTACCTGGCATAAAAAATGGGATCGGGTGCTGGAATGGGACTTTAAGGGGCCCGGCGCACCCGTGGTGAAATGGTTTATCAACGGCAAGCTCAATATTACCGAGAATTGTTTAGATCGGCACCTTCCTACCCGGGGTGAGCAACCAGCCATCATCTGGGAGCCCAACGACCCGGAAGAACATTATCGCATCCTCACCTACAGGCAACTGCACCAGAAGGTTTGCCAGTTTGCCCAGGTATTGAAAAACAATGGCGTAAAAAAAGGCGATCGGGTGTGTATTTATATGGGCATGATACCGGAATTGCCTATTGCCATGCTGGCCTGTGCCCGTATTGGCGCCATCCATTCCGTAGTATTCGGCGGCTTTTCGGCTCAATCCATTGCCGATCGCATTAACGACGCTCAGTGCACGGTGGTGATTACCTGCGATGGAGCCTTCAGGGGTAACAAAGATGTGCCATTGAAATCCATTGTTGATGATGCACTGGTACAATGCCCGACCGTAAAACGCGTCATTGTGTACACGCGCACCCGTACACCGGTGTCCATGATTAAAGGCCGCGATGTATGGTGGGAAGATGAATTGAAAATCGTGGAAACCCAGGGTAATCCCGACTGTCCCGCTGAAGTGATGGATGCCGAAGACCCGCTGTATATTCTCTATACCTCTGGTTCAACCGGCAAGCCCAAAGGCGTATTGCATACAACAGGCGGCTATATGGTGTATGTGAATTATAC
It includes:
- a CDS encoding bifunctional UDP-N-acetylmuramoyl-tripeptide:D-alanyl-D-alanine ligase/alanine racemase, which encodes MPAYSLEQIAAITGGTCIGQTDARNLITRLCIDSRSIVDAAHALFIALKGITRDGHDFIDEAYSKGIRYFLISKAISSARFPDATFVQVTDTLLALQQLAAYHRSRFQIPVIGITGSNGKTIVKEWLFQLLAKDYYIVRSPKSYNSQIGVPLSVWQMEDMHQLAIFEAGISRKGEMEKLASIIRPTMGIFTNIGDAHQEGFSSIEQKVEEKMLLFTDVQLLIYRKDYPWIRQAVIDLQKRRKAAQKPIEIFDWSTHEEARLQVIAISRRQTHIQVDIRYQQSIHALQIPFTDEGSFENVLHGVCLMCWMGYDWDTIQERVSRLQPVEMRLSLKHGIHGCIVINDSYNSDLHSLTIALDFLQQQSTGLKKTLILSDVLQSGRSEQDLYQQIADLIRQKGVERFIGIGPQLMKNQHFFEGIPGLRCRFYPGTAAFMKDFSPDDFQQEAVLLKGARIFAFEQISRLLEQRLHETILEINLQAIVHNLKLFQRLLKPGVQMMAVVKAFSYGSGSVEIASLLAYHGVHYLAVAYADEGIALRKGGIRLPILVMNPEPGSFQAMIQWYLEPEIFTLAQFRQFVREVQQAGKSEFPIHLKLDTGMHRLGFEQAQLPGLIDALQQAHPYIRVASIFSHFAASEDPAHDSFTALQASLFESMSRQLMQALPYRVKRHIGNSAAIHRHPQWQYDMVRLGIGLYGVDGDPEIQHQLQPVATLKTTIAQIKHLMPGESVGYGRAAKVQKPTTIATVRIGYADGYPRRLSHGRAWMLVHGQPAPTIGWICMDMLMLDITAIPNAKEGDEVIVFGEDLPIQQVARWADTIPYEIMTTISQRVKRVYYQE
- the gldF gene encoding gliding motility-associated ABC transporter permease subunit GldF yields the protein MHGCFSAMRAILVKEINQFLSHLVGYISLIIFWVVCTLFLFIFPDTSLLNAGYATLDELFILAPWFFLFFIPALTMRSFAEEYRSGTMELLFTKPLTHAQIILGKYLACVVLMIIALLPTLMYAFTIRHFTDPGVSLDWGGIVGSYIGLILLGSAFTAIGIWTSSLTANTVVAFLLALFVGFLFYFGFDALSRLPAWQGTLDYYVQMIGIQFHYQSISRGVVDTRDVIYFLSVIFFFLYLTALNLKYRFTELHG
- the gldG gene encoding gliding motility-associated ABC transporter substrate-binding protein GldG, producing MQKTSSSPIWKKYLIRAAGVLLLLVILNVASAYIHTRWDLTAEKRFTLSPSTIQLLKHVHEPIQIQIYLSGKLPAGFRHLAESIRDLLNNFRNYAGPYIQFRFIDPASFPDSARSKLYDSLVARGIHPYNLQVQLSAAEGYSEKLIFPGAIVKNNRQERTIDLLESKMSDNTLASLNNAEALLEYKFANAIYHLQQTHPPLIGYMLGNGEPLDPRVNDALSILSRNYLIDTIPLDRYPYIPQDFKAVVFIKPELPFTTQEKLKIDQYLMHGGKILWFLDDLNASMDSLTNKNSFIAFDKNLHLEDLLFTYGVRINPDLIQDLQCDMIPLVVGSAGNQPQIQLVPWPYFPLLTPTENSPIVKNINPVLGHFVNSLDTVGTPGIRKTILLTSSAYSRITGSPVKVSWNDARIKPDPALFQHPFIPAAVLLEGRFRSMFMNRLDQQTIDSLNRVFPQPIADSSVPTAMIVVSDGDIAMNAISAKEGPLPMGNNAYTHVQYANPQFFANCLEYLTDTSGIMQSRNKTFILRQMNTTRIEQQKNLWQLLNLIIPVAFGVLMGWIFQIFRKKSYFTSI
- a CDS encoding T9SS type A sorting domain-containing protein, with product MDMLLACIIGWGIAMVGHLKPPTIISFSAEYNAAQEVVHLHWTTRNAPSGEKFIIQRSLDSVHFLNIGQTTSMSAQSVQHYYFDDPRPIGSTIYYRIAEQDAAGKLYYTAAAAISRPVTALTIGNLYIDSSRQVHFAVISPQPSIANITLVDLNGKIWQSYLVNLKQGNNLFATDLKHLTPGIYFFQVNDKKGGGSAMLRFAKVNDTTYRL
- a CDS encoding TerC/Alx family metal homeostasis membrane protein; its protein translation is MSHTFITYLLFAIVLLFALIFDLGLINKKGKKVTLRMAVWQTVLWVSLSILFGVWVWFENGHELSIEYYSAYLMEWSLSVDNIFVFILIFAAFDIDEKYYGRVLIVGILMAIILRILFIFVGISLVSRFHWILYLFGAFLVYTGLQMFLSREDKAFNADENRIYRFLKSYFPVSDRVDEKGNFFIRESGKRKLSRLGVVVGILAGTDVVFAVDSIPAVLAISQDKLVVYTSNIFAVLGLRSLFFLLQGAVNRFTYLQQGVSVILVFIGLKMLVGLLDIHIPTYVSLLVIVLCISISIGLSMLIARRHKQI